A single Nicotiana tabacum cultivar K326 chromosome 5, ASM71507v2, whole genome shotgun sequence DNA region contains:
- the LOC107794934 gene encoding uncharacterized protein LOC107794934 yields the protein MTRISLRYSLNGISFISSFTISYSAMAITTRYYSSYHSNTPISINGRSKKHRFTNKFENIKCLDDAVNLFNQMVRTQPLPSVMDFSKLFKIMINMKHYSVVVSNFGEMQKLGIPIDKVMLSMVTNSYCLMHRVDCGFSMLAIYSKCGIPFDVVTLTILIRGLFAENKVKDAVNLFKKLMRENICEPNEVMYATVMNGLGKRGHIEKTFGLLRLMEQGSTKPTTCIYNVVIDALCKNGNLDVAVDLLSEMKLKGIPPDLFTYNSLIDGFSKFSQWEKVRNLFFEMVNHNIYPDIFTFNTVINGLCIEGRVKDAEKVMRQMIEKGVEPNVVTYNVIMDGYCLRGQMDRCRRIFGSMKDKSIEPDNISYAILISGYCKKKKLDEAMHLFLEISQKGFEPDIFTCNTILKGLFEVGRIGAAQKYFDEMLSARIIPGPITYCILLDGYFKNGLVDEAMLLFYKLERKREDTNVDLYNAVIDGLCKNRKFDKAHDVFKNLSLIGLHPDVITYTIMINGFCLEGLLDEAKGLLRKMEENGCLPNSVTYNVIVQGFLRSNKISEMKAFLKEMNGKSFSFDSTTVTRLVDIIAEDSSLLDLISDFIPENKKLLSILLG from the coding sequence ATGACGAGAATTTCTCTACGTTATTCTCTTAATGGTATTTCCTTTATCTCATCCTTCACTATTTCCTATTCTGCTATGGCAATTACAACCAGATATTACTCTTCATATCATAGCAATACACCCATTTCCATAAATGGTCGTAGTAAAAAACATAGGTTTACTAACAAGTTTGAGAATATCAAATGTTTAGATGATGCTGTGAATCTCTTCAATCAAATGGTCAGAACACAGCCTCTTCCCTCTGTTATGGACTTTTCGAAATTATTTAAGATTATGATAAATATGAAGCATTATTCTGTTGTTGTTTCTAATTTTGGAGAAATGCAGAAATTAGGTATCCCGATTGATAAAGTCATGTTGAGTATGGTGACTAACAGTTATTGCCTAATGCATCGTGTTGATTGTGGATTTTCAATGTTAGCCATTTACTCAAAGTGTGGGATTCCATTTGATGTTGTCACTTTAACCATCCTAATAAGGGGACTCTTTGCTGAAAACAAGGTTAAAGATGCAGTTAACTTGTTTAAAAAGTTAATGAGAGAGAATATTTGTGAGCCTAACGAAGTCATGTATGCAACTGTAATGAATGGGCTCGGTAAAAGGGGTCATATTGAGAAGACTTTTGGTTTGCTCCGGCTAATGGAACAAGGGAGCACTAAGCCCACTACATGCATCTACAACGTTGTTATAGATGCCCTTTGCAAAAATGGAAATCTGGATGTCGCTGTCGACCTTTTGAGCGAGATGAAACTGAAAGGCATTCCTCCGGACTTATTCACATATAATTCGTTGattgatggtttctctaagtttaGTCAGTGGGAAAAGGTCAGGAATTTGTTCTTTGAAATGGTAAATCATAATATTTATCCGGATATATTCACATTCAACACAGTTATAAATGGACTATGCATAGAAGGGAGGGTTAAAGATGCCGAAAAAGTAATGAGACAGATGATCGAAAAAGGTGTAGAGCCTAATGTGGTTACTTACAATGTGATAATGGATGGATATTGCTTGCGTGGTCAAATGGATAGATGTAGGAGAATCTTTGGTTCCATGAAAGATAAAAGCATTGAGCCGGACAATATTAGCTATGCAATATTAATAAGTGGATATTGTAAGAAAAAGAAATTGGATGAGGCCATGCATTTGTTTcttgaaatttctcaaaagggaTTTGAACCTGATATTTTTACCTGCAATACTATCTTGAAAGGTCTAtttgaagttggaagaattggGGCAGCGCAAAAATATTTTGATGAGATGCTATCTGCAAGGATAATACCTGGTCCAATCACTTATTGCATTTTGCTTGATGGTTATTTTAAGAATGGACTTGTTGACGAAGCTATGTTACTATTTTATAAGttggaaagaaaaagagaagatacTAATGTTGACCTCTATAATGCCGTCATTGATGGATTGTGCAAAAATAGAAAGTTCGACAAAGCTCATGATGTTTTTAAGAATCTTTCTCTAATAGGTTTACATCCTGACGTGATAACATACACTATTATGATTAATGGATTTTGTCTAGAAGGGTTGTTAGATGAAGCTAAAGGTCTGCTAAGAAAGATGGAGGAGAATGGTTGTTTGCCAAACAGTGTAACTTACAATGTTATTGTGCAAGGATTTCTCAGAAGTAATAAAATTAGTGAAATGAAGGCTTTCTTAAAGGAAATGAATGGAAAGAGCTTCTCATTCGACTCAACTACAGTAACTCGACTGGTAGACATTATAGCGGAGGATTCTTCTTTGCTTGACTTGATATCAGATTTTATCCCAGAAAACAAGAAGTTATTATCTATTTTGCTTGGTTAA
- the LOC107794933 gene encoding uncharacterized protein LOC107794933, with amino-acid sequence MSSSKGSRKGSKPTHYSRRQFNNQNWVIKSPLNQNPIDPIEVSKQEPISEFIPKDPKNPQNHKNSKRVSKIRRAHVVNGNFEKKEDEVDIVKQESVKEEEKSGESVEKVKVEGPVLENSGDSVEKFEGSVLYNNDVDCIWRRLEELQLSAEEPELSAEQLRINDQAQEDELLVLESIYGDNVFILDRQNGLRSFQIHIHIEVPDELTVFVNLSSSGALGIPEDSSSECSYSFKVEHLPPIVLTCLLPKSYPSHLAPHFTISVQWLDLAKISSLCSMLDSIWKDQLGQEVIYQWVEWLHSSSLSHFQFDQEIKLRFCAKSHIGDCRAISGTVSPEVDIPSLKNYDEEQRHENFRRNIHQCCICFSEFPGMEFVRLPCQHFFCWSCMKTYSDMHVKEGTISKLLCPEAKCGGMIPPGLLKRLLGEVEFERWESMMLQKTLESMSDVCYCPRCETICIEDEDEHAQCAKCFYSFCTLCKEKRHVGVTCMTPEMKLLILQERQNSSQLKDHQRHREKEMINEILSMKEIHRSAKQCPSCKMAISRTEGCNKMVCDNCGTYFCYRCNQKIEGYEHFREGKCELFQPEAIQMWEERINHRQVVGQIQAQIYANHGHPCPNCGQMNAKVGNNNHIFCWACQNHYCYLCRKNVKRSSQHYGPKGCKQHTAE; translated from the exons ATGTCAAGTTCAAAGGGAAGTCGCAAAGGATCAAAACCAACTCATTATTCTCGTCGCCAATTCAATAATCAAAATTGGGTAATCAAATCTCCTCTCAATCAAAATCCAATTGATCCAATAGAAGTTTCAAAACAAGAACCCATTTCAGAGTTTATTCCAAAAGACCCAAAAAACCCTCAGAATCACAAAAATTCCAAAAGGGTATCCAAGATTCGGCGTGCTCATGTGGTTAATGGAAACTTTGAGAAGAAAGAGGATGAAGTAGATATTGTAAAACAAGAAAGTGTTAAAGAGGAAGAAAAGAGTGGTGAAAGTGTAGAGAAAGTGAAAGTTGAGGGGCCTGTTTTGGAAAATAGTGGTGATAGTGTAGAGAAATTTGAGGGGTCTGTTTTGTATAATAATGATGTTGATTGTATTTGGAGAAGGCTAGAGGAGCTGCAATTGAGTGCTGAGGAGCCCGAGTTATCGGCTGAACAGCTTAGAATCAATGATCAAGCTCAGGAAGATGAG TTACTAGTGCTGGAATCAATTTATGGTGACAATGTCTTCATTCTTGATAGACAAAATGGCCTACGATCTTTTCAG ATTCATATACATATTGAAGTTCCTGATGAGCTGACGGTGTTTGTAAATTTAAGTTCCTCTGGTGCTCTAGGAATACCAGAAGATAGTTCATCTGAGTGCTCATACTCCTTCAAAGTTGAGCATTTACCACCAATTGTGTTAACGTGTTTATTACCTAAATCATATCCGAGCCATCTTGCTCCTCACTTTACAATCTCTGTCCAGTGGTTGGATTTGGCAAAAATTTCCTCTCTTTGCTCTATGCTTGATTCAATCTGGAAGGATCAATTAGGTCAAGAGGTTATATACCAGTGGGTGGAGTGGTTGCATAGctcttctctttctcattttcaGTTTGATCAAGAAATAAAGTTACGTTTTTGTGCCAAGAGTCATATTGGAGATTGCCGAGCAATTTCAGGAACTGTCTCACCAGAGGTTGATATCCCCTCACTCAAGAACTATGACGAGGAACAACGCCATGAGAATTTCCGTAGAAACATTCATCAGTGTTGCATATGTTTCAGCGAATTTCCTG GTATGGAGTTTGTGAGGTTGCCATGTCAACACTTTTTCTGCTGGAGTTGCATGAAAACTTACTCCGATATGCATGTCAAGGAAGGTACAATCAGTAAGCTTCTGTGCCCTGAGGCAAAATGTGGAGGTATGATTCCTCCGGGTTTGCTAAAGCGGTTACTCGGTGAAGTGGAGTTTGAACGTTGGGAATCAATGATGTTACAGAAAACGTTGGAATCAATGTCTGATGTGTGCTACTGCCCAAGATGCGAAACAATATGTATCGAGGATGAAGATGAGCATGCCCAATGTGCAAAATGCTTCTATAGTTTTTGTACATTATGCAAAGAGAAGCGTCATGTCGGAGTTACGTGCATGACACCAGAAATGAAGCTTCTTATTTTGCAG GAGCGACAGAATTCATCTCAACTGAAAGATCACCAAAGGCACCGTGAgaaagaaatgatcaatgagaTTCTCAGTATGAAGGAAATTCACCGTTCCGCGAAGCAGTGCCCTTCCTGTAAGATGGCTATCTCGCGAACTGAAGGCTGCAATAAGATGGTTTGCGATAATTGTGGAACATATTTCTGCTATCGCTGTAATCAGAAAATTGAAGGATATGAGCACTTCAG GGAGGGGAAATGTGAACTTTTTCAACCAGAAGCAATTCAGATGTGGGAAGAGAGGATTAATCATCGCCAAGTGGTCGGTCAGATTCAAGCTCAAATCTATGCTAATCATGGTCATCCTTGCCCTAATTGTGGCCAAATGAATGCAAAG GTTGGCAATAACAATCACATATTCTGTTGGGCGTGCCAGAATCATTATTGTTACCTTTGTAGAAAGAATGTGAAGCGAAGCTCCCAGCATTATGGACCTAAGGGCTGCAAACAACATACTGCTGAATAG